GCTTGGAATCATGTTCGTACTGAATACGTTTGTCTCAAAGACTTTCGTTACCTCGTACATCTCGAGGGAATTCGCGCTCTACTTGCTCGGTATGGCGGTAGTCACGATGGCTGTCACGTACATCTTCAGGAATTTTTACCCCGGTGATCCGAACTACAACGACCTGGACGGTATATCGGAGCGCTTAGCATTCTTCATCTTCTTCCTTGGGAAAAGTTACCTACTCGCCGGGTTATCACTCTTGTTAGGATACCTTTACAGATTGTGGAAAGTGAAGAAGTTTTCGGCAAGTTGGTGGATTAGCCCGCTTTCAGCCCTGGTGATAACGTTGATTTGGAAGTTCCTCATCTGGTAATTGAATTTACTGGAGACGAAATTAGGATACATGGAGGTGCGCGATGTGAGACTTTCCTTAGAATGGTTGAACGACTATATCGACGTGACGAAGGACGAGATCCTTGAAAAGCTCCCAAAATTGGGCGTGGATATCGACGATCAAGGTTTTGTTTCACCAGTCCACGGTCCAATCGTGATAGGTTTCATCGAGTCGACCGAGAGGCACCCGAACGCGGATAAGTTGCTCGTTTGCAAGGTGAACATCGGTAACGAGGTTAAGACCGTGTTGACGGCGGATACTTCTGTCCAAGAAGGCACCTACGTACTCGTTGCGCTTCCGGGTGCGAAGTTGGCAAATGGTGTGGAAATAGCTCAGCGCGAAATGCGGGGAATCGTTTCCGAGGGGATGCTTTGTTCGTTGGAAGAGCTGGGACTGGCTGAAAAGAGCGAGCACGTTTTTACAACGACGGAGCAGTTACCGGTGGGAGAAGACGCCGTCAAGGTTTTGAAGTTGGATGATTGGTTCTTCGAGACTGATATAACGCCCAATAGGGGGGATTGTCTTTCCTATTTCGGTATTGCGAGAGAATTGGCCGCCGGATTGAAACGAACGGCGCGTTATCCGGTACCAAAGGCACAAACGTACGGTGAGGATTACGTGCCCGTTGAAATACAGACAGAAGGGTGCTGGAGGTACACGTGCCGTGTGATACGTAACGTCAAGGTAGGGGAGAGCCCATTCTGGCTTAAAAGAAGGCTCATAGCCTCTGGGCTGCGGCCGATAAACAACATTGTTGATATCACGAACTATGTGATGCTCGAAACGGGCCATCCCGTTCACGCTTTCGATTTGAGGAAACTCTCTGGAAAGATTGTCGTTCGTGAGGCACGTCCCGGAGAGAGGATGTTACTACTCGACGGTAAAGAGTACACCTTCAGCGGTGGAGAGGTACTGATAACCGATGGTGAAAAGGCGTTGGCACTCGGCGGAATCATGGGTGGTGAAGAGTCGGGTATTTCTGATGACACCACTGATGTTTTACTCGAGGTTGCGATGTTTGATCCGGTCGTGATTCGAAGGACTTCCAGACGACTGGGTGTTAGTTCTGACTCCTCGTACCGATTTGAAAGGGGTGTTAACTTCGAAGATAACCTTTACGTGATCGAGAGACTGTCGGAACTTATCGAGCAATTGGCTGGAGGACAGGCTTCGAAAACCGTAATCGACGAGTACCCGTACAGGCGTGAACAGAAGGTTATATTCGTACCAAAGGAACTTCCGAAAAAAGTGCTCGGAGTCGAGATCAGGCACATAGGCGAATACATCGAACCACTCGGGTTCGAGGTTGAGGAGGTAAAGGAAGGTTACTACGTTTACGTGCCTGCACATCGTTACTTTGATATGAGTATTCCTGAGGACATCATCGAGGAAGTTGGAAGGATCCACGGTTACGATCACATGCACTCCGAACCACCGAGGCTCCCGGCCATCGAAAAAGGTAGGGATGAGAGACAGAAGTTACGTTACGAGGTAAAACGCACATTAGCGGGGTTAGGCTTCAACGAGGCGAACAACCTTTCGTTTGTCTCAAGTAAAACCGTGGAAGTCCTCAATTTCGTCGGTCACGGCGTGCCAATTCAAAATCCAATTGTTGCCGACTTCGACGAGCTCAGACCGTCGCTACTCTACGGTTTACTCGAATCGCTATCTTACAACTACAAGAGGCAGAACAGGGATGTGAAACTTTTTGAACTTGGTAAGGTCTTCAGCGTGGTTGATGGGAAACCGTGCGAACGTGAGGCACTTGGAATCGTAATGACTGGAAGGGAAGCCCCCAGGGACTATACTGACAAACGCCCGGTGAGTTTCCACTCGCTGAAAGGCGTAGTGGAGGAACTACTCGAAAAGTTCAATGTTCAAGTGACTTACAAGCAGGGTAGTGTTCCGGGATTTTTGCCGTCCAGATGTGCCCAGATTGTTCACAAGGACATGGTGATTGGCTATTTCGGTATGCTGGATCCCGAAATAGCGGATAGAATCTACGATGTGAAGGATGAAATTTACCTCGGTGAGATATACCTTGAAGCCCTTTACGAGGTTGGAACGCGGAAGAGGGAATACAGGCCTATACCGATGTATCCGTTTATCCGCAGGGACGTTTCGTATCTGATACCCGTAGGCTTCGAGATTTCAAAGGTTCTGGAAGTCTACAAGACCAATCCACTGGTCGAAGAAGTTGGGGTAGACGACATATACCGCATCTCCGACGAGGTTTACAGTGTTACCGTGTACGCGAAATTCAGAAGTTCAGATCGGACCCTCAGCGATGAAGAAGTGGATCTGGCCATCGCCGATATAAAGAAGAGAATAGCTGAACTGCACGGTATTAAGCCGCGGTTTGAGGAATGAAGGAGGTTTTTGGGAGAGAGAAAACATGCCGACAAGTGGACAAGTGCACGTAGTTGGAGCCGGACTCGCTGGTAGCGAGGTTGTTTGGCAGTTGGTCAAACGCGGGCACAGAGTCATCTTACATGAACAGAAAAAGCTGAAAAAGTCACCTGTACACCATTCCGAGTTGTTTGCTGAGCTGGTGTGTAGCAACTCTCTGAAGTCCATGGAAATCGAAAACGCCGAAGGGCTTCTAAAGAAGGAGATGGAACTTTTTGAGAGTTTGATTCTGAGCTGTGCGTATGAGACGCGAGTGCCCGCCGGAAAGGCCCTGGCGGTTGATCGTGAACGATTCTCCGAATGCGTTACACGAAGGTTACTTGAAACGGGATTGCTCGAAGTTGTATGGGAGGAAGTGGAGAAACCGGGAGACGAAGGGATCTGGGTTATAGCGACTGGGCCGACTACGGAAGGAAAGTTGGCAGATTGGATAGTGGAAAGAACTGGAGGAATGTTGAGTTTCTTCGACGCAGTTGCACCGATCATAAGTGCCGAGAGTATCAACATGAACGTGTGCTTTGTAGCCGATCGCTACGGCGTGGGTTCCGGGGACTATATAAATTGCCCTATGAACCGCGAGCAGTACGAAAGGTTTTGGGAAGCTATCGTTTCGGCGGAAGTTATCGAGATGAAAGATTTTGATAGAAAGCTTCTTTTTGAGAGGTGTCAGCCGATAGAAGAAATAGCGCGTTCCGGTAAGGATGCCATGAGGTACGGCCCACTCAGACCCGTAGGGATAATAGACCCCCGAACCGGTAAGGAGCCATATGCGGTTGTCCAGCTGCGAAGAGAGAACATCGAGGGTACGATGTACAACCTCGTCGGCTTTCAAACGCGTCTGAAATGGAACGAGCAAAAGCGTATCGTAAGGATGATACCCGGGCTCGAGAACGCGGAGATACTAC
This region of Fervidobacterium thailandense genomic DNA includes:
- the pheT gene encoding phenylalanine--tRNA ligase subunit beta, which encodes MRLSLEWLNDYIDVTKDEILEKLPKLGVDIDDQGFVSPVHGPIVIGFIESTERHPNADKLLVCKVNIGNEVKTVLTADTSVQEGTYVLVALPGAKLANGVEIAQREMRGIVSEGMLCSLEELGLAEKSEHVFTTTEQLPVGEDAVKVLKLDDWFFETDITPNRGDCLSYFGIARELAAGLKRTARYPVPKAQTYGEDYVPVEIQTEGCWRYTCRVIRNVKVGESPFWLKRRLIASGLRPINNIVDITNYVMLETGHPVHAFDLRKLSGKIVVREARPGERMLLLDGKEYTFSGGEVLITDGEKALALGGIMGGEESGISDDTTDVLLEVAMFDPVVIRRTSRRLGVSSDSSYRFERGVNFEDNLYVIERLSELIEQLAGGQASKTVIDEYPYRREQKVIFVPKELPKKVLGVEIRHIGEYIEPLGFEVEEVKEGYYVYVPAHRYFDMSIPEDIIEEVGRIHGYDHMHSEPPRLPAIEKGRDERQKLRYEVKRTLAGLGFNEANNLSFVSSKTVEVLNFVGHGVPIQNPIVADFDELRPSLLYGLLESLSYNYKRQNRDVKLFELGKVFSVVDGKPCEREALGIVMTGREAPRDYTDKRPVSFHSLKGVVEELLEKFNVQVTYKQGSVPGFLPSRCAQIVHKDMVIGYFGMLDPEIADRIYDVKDEIYLGEIYLEALYEVGTRKREYRPIPMYPFIRRDVSYLIPVGFEISKVLEVYKTNPLVEEVGVDDIYRISDEVYSVTVYAKFRSSDRTLSDEEVDLAIADIKKRIAELHGIKPRFEE
- the trmFO gene encoding methylenetetrahydrofolate--tRNA-(uracil(54)-C(5))-methyltransferase (FADH(2)-oxidizing) TrmFO; its protein translation is MPTSGQVHVVGAGLAGSEVVWQLVKRGHRVILHEQKKLKKSPVHHSELFAELVCSNSLKSMEIENAEGLLKKEMELFESLILSCAYETRVPAGKALAVDRERFSECVTRRLLETGLLEVVWEEVEKPGDEGIWVIATGPTTEGKLADWIVERTGGMLSFFDAVAPIISAESINMNVCFVADRYGVGSGDYINCPMNREQYERFWEAIVSAEVIEMKDFDRKLLFERCQPIEEIARSGKDAMRYGPLRPVGIIDPRTGKEPYAVVQLRRENIEGTMYNLVGFQTRLKWNEQKRIVRMIPGLENAEILRYGVMHRNTYIQSPKVLDPFLRLKTDARIFFAGQIVGVEGYVESAMTGIYVGLNVARILEGREPVRFPEFTMSGALIKYVTTAEELKPMYANFGLLGGGKKRKETAARALTCMEEFVKNLDR